In the Sandaracinus amylolyticus genome, GGGGCTCGCTCGCGAGCTCGCGCTCGGCCGCGAGCAGCGGGGCGGCGATGCTCTCGCTGAGGCACGAGACGAAGAGCACGTTGCGCAGCGCACGCTCGCGCGCAGTGGTGCCCGCGTGCTCGGGGAGCGGCTCGGTCGCGAGCTCGCGCTCGACCTCGGGCTCACCGCCGAGCAGCCGCACGACGTCGGCGCAGAGCGCGGCGTGACGCAGCTCGTCCATCGACATGCGGAGCGCGACGGTCTTGTACTCGAGCGGCGCCTCGGCCTCGATCAGGTGCGGCAAGAGGCGCGAGAAGACCGCGGCCGACTGGTGCTCGTGCTCCATGCGCGCGAGCCACGACGCGCGCGCGAGCGTGATCGCGCGCTCCGAGAAGTCGCCGGTCAGGCGGGCGTCGGGCGCGATCTCGGGGACCAGCTCGCCGCGCCGCAGCGCGCTGCGCACGAGGCGCAGGTGCTCGGTCGCGAGCGGCGAGGCACCGACGTCGACGCGCAGCTTGCCCCGGGTCATGCCGGCAGATCGGGGGGCGTGAACGGGCCGGGCACCGGCAGCGGCGGACGGCACACGCTCGCGCTCGAGTCCCACATGAAGTGGCGGCGCTCGCAGCAGTAGCGGGTGTTCTCCGCGAAGCCGCACGCGCGATCGATCACCTGCTCGCACCCCGCGGCGGTCGTCGCGATCGCGAGCCCGAGGGTGACGGCGCGCGCGGCCTGCAGCGCCTTGCGTCGAGCGTTCTGGCGATCGTCGTCGCTCATGCGGGCATGTCCGGCGGCACGAAGGGACCGATCACCGCGTGCATGCAGGTGCCGGTCGTCGGGTCGTAGTACGTCAGGGGCTGTCGCTCGCAGCAGTAGCGCGTGTTCTCGGTGAACGAGAACCGGCACGCGCGATCGACCACCTGCTCGCACCCTGCGGTGGTCGCGGCGATCGCGAGCCCGAGTGTCACCGCGCGCGCCGCCTGGAGCGCCTTGCGTCGTGCGTTCTCGCGATCGGTCATGCGCGAGGGACGATCGCTCCGTCGTGTGGTGGCTCGCAACTCGGGCGCGCGTCGCAGAATGCGAGCGCGTTGCAGGACGCGACGCGCCGAGCGCAGCGCACGCTCCGATTCGCACGGGATCACGCGAGGCACGCGAGCTGCTGGTGGACGCGTTCGGAGGTCTCGCCACCGATGCGCTCGATCGCTCTCGCCGTCTCGTTGCTCGCTTCGCTGATCGCGTGTGGAGGCCCGCCGCCCGCCGCCGCAGAGACCACGCCCGCCCGCACCGCCGCGTCCGTCGCTCGCGCGGCTGCACCGTCGCGCGAAGGCCAGCGATCGCTCGCGGAGGGCACCGGCTGTGCGCTCTCCCCGGTCTACTTCGAGTACGACTCGAACACGATCGACGCGCGGGGGCGCGAGTCGCTGGTGCAGGATGCGCGGTGTCTGCGCGGGCGACCGAGCGACGCGGTGATGTTGACCGGGGGCGCCGACGAGCGGGGCACCGAGGAGTACAACTTCGCGCTCGGCGATCGCCGCGCCCGCGCGGTGCAGGGCTACCTCGTCGGCGTGGGCGTCGAGGCGGAGCGCCTCCGGGTGCGCAGCGTCGGCGAGGAGTGGGCGAGCGGGCGCGACGAGGCGGGGATGGCCCACGATCGCCGGGTCGAGCCGGCGACGCCGGCGAGCGCGCGATGAGCGCGGTGGCCTGCGCGCGTCCGTTCGCGGGCCGGTGCGCGGTCGTCGCCGCCGACGACCACGAGCTGCGCGCGATCATCGCCGACGTGCTGACCGCCGATGGGTTCGACGTCGTGACGGTCGCGGACGGCGCGGGCCTGCTCGAGACGCTGCACTACGCGGCGCGCGGACTGCTGCGCTGCGACCTCGTGGTGACCGATCGTGTGGAACGTGGTCGGCGCGCGATCTCAGTGATCGATCCGGGCCCAGCGCTCGCGCGCGACCCGGAACGGACCGTCCCCGGTGCGTCCCTCGCGCACGAGCCAGCGGGTCCCCTCGTCGTCGAGCTCGACGGTCCATCCGAGCTCGAGCCCGCGCGCGACCCTGGCCACGTAGAGGTCGCGCCTCCGCTGCTCGAGCCACGCACCGACGCCGACGGCGATCGCGATCGCCGCGAGCGCGCCTGCGACCTCCGATGCGTGCACGACCAAGCGATCGCCGCCGGACCGTGTCGAGCGTGAGCATCGCGGTGGCGCCGAAGAGCACGAGGACGCCGAAGAGCGCGCCCGCCCTCGCGCACGACGAGATCGTGGGACCGAAGTCGCGCGGCCGGCGCGCGGCGAGCCCCGCGAGGATCGCGGCGAGGCCGGCGACGAGCCACATGGCTGCCCCCAGCGGGCCGGTTCCTCCGAAGCCGACGCTCGGCGCACCGAGGACCAGCACGCTCGCGATCGCGGCGACAGCGGCGAACGCGACCATGCGGATCCCATCGATCACGCGTCGCGCTCTCTGATCGTCCATCGAAGCCCGGATCGACGCTGGGCGCACCGCGCGCCGCGGACAATGGCTCAGCGATCGAGTCGGCCCCACCGCACGCGCACCACGCTCGCGCGATGGGGTCCGTCACCCGAGTGCGTCTCGCGCACCAACCACCGCGATCCGTCGGCCTCGGCCTCGATCGTCCAGCCGCGCTCCGCGTGCCGCTCGACGTCGCGCACCAGCTTCCGTCGCCGCGCGATCTCCACCGACGCCGCGAGCGCGACCATCCCCGCGATCACGACGAGACCGATCGCCGCCTCGCGCGTGCCGTCGAGGTCCTCACCGATCCAAGCGACGAGGCTCGCGAAGAGCACGCACCAGGTCGCTGCGACGAGCGCCGCGCGCGGCTCGCTCGTGATCGTCGTGACCTCGACGGTCCTCTCGAGCGTCCATCCGAGCAGCGCGAACGCGAACGCCCCTGCGGCGCCCAGCAAGGCCCCGATCGGCGCAGAAAGGAACAACGTCCACAGGACTGGCCACTCGCCGAGATGGAGCACGTCGGTGCCCATGACCACGTCGGCCAAGCCGATCACCGCGATCGAGAGCGGCGAGCTCACTCCGCCCGCGATCGCGCAGAGGCCCGCGGCGTGCCCGACGTCGCGCCGACGACCCACGGCCCACCATGCGAGCGCCGCCGTCGTGCACCCAACCGCCCACGCGCACGCGTCCGCGATGCACGCCGGCCACTCGTATCGTCCGGCGCTCGGCAGAATCGCGTCGGGAACGATCGCGCCGGCGATCAGTGCGACACACGCGAACGTGCTGCGGCGCAGCGCGAAGACCCGTCGCGCGATGCGCGCGTCGTCGATCGGCTCACCCATCGAGCCGTCCCCACCGCACGCGCAGCGCACCCTCGCGATACGCGCCATCACCGGCCAGCGTCTCGCGCACCAGCCACCGCGTTCCGTCGTCGTCACGCTCGATCGACCACCCTGCGATCCCACCGCGCTCGATCGCGCGAGCTCGCCAGCGACGTCGCGCGAGCTCGGCGCACGCGACGACCAGCACCAGCGCGGCGATCACGGCGAGCCCGAGCGCGGCCGCTTGCGCACTCACGACCGCGATCACGCCCGCGCCGAGCGTGGTCCACGCGGCGGCGATGCAGACGGCGCGTGGCATCGAGGAGATCGTCGGACGCTGCGCGACGCGCTCGAGCGCCAGCGCGAGCGGCACCAGCGCCGCGCCCGCGAACGCGCCGACCACGGCGCCGATCGGCATGCCGATGATCGAGCCGAGCGTCGCGTAGACACACCAGCGCGCGAGCGCATCGAGGCGCCCCGTCGAGATGCCGTCCGCGATGCCGATCACGAAGCACGCGAGCGGCGAGTTCACCGCGCCGCCGAACATGGCGAGCCCGGCGCTGAACACCACGTCCCGTCGATGCCCCGCGAGCCACCACGCGAGCACGCCCGTCGCGCACGCCGCGGCCCATGCGTACCACACGGGCGGCGGCTTCCAGGCGCGCGTGTCGAAGTCGGGGCTCGGCTCGGTCGCGGCGCAGGCGCATCCGTGGATCACGATCGCGCTCCCGATGATCACCACGAGCGCGAACGCGATGCGTCGGAGGGCCAGCGTCCACCGTGCGACCCGCTCGTCGTCGACCGCGTCACCCATCGAGCCGCCCCCAGCGCACGCGCACCACGCCCTCGCGATACGCGCCATCACCCGCGCGCGTCTCGCGCACCAGCCACCGCGTTCCGTGCTCGTCCACGTCGATCGTCCATCCAGGCACGCGCCCGCGCTCCACACCGCGAACGATCCACCGACGCCGCGTCACCTCGCTCGACGCGGCGATCACCCCGCCCACAGCGACGACGACCACGACGAGCGCGACCTCGCGCGCACCGGTCGGAGCCTCCGCGAACGGCACCACGATCGCCGCGCCGATCGCGCACCACGAGGCAGCGATGCGCAGCGCGCGAGGCTTCGTCGTGATCGTCGGTGGGTCGGTGACCCGCTGGAGCCCGAGGCCGAGCGGCACGAGCGCCGCGCCCGCGATTGCACCGAGCACTGCGCCCAGCGGCGCGGCGAAGATGGACGCGAGCAGCGCGAAGAAGCTCCACCCGAGGACCCTGAGCGGCTCACCGTGCACGCACGCGTCGACGACCCCCAGCACCACGAACGTGAGCGGCGTATTCACTGCACCCGCAACCGCCGAGAGTCCCGCGCTGAACGCGA is a window encoding:
- a CDS encoding OmpA family protein, which encodes MRSIALAVSLLASLIACGGPPPAAAETTPARTAASVARAAAPSREGQRSLAEGTGCALSPVYFEYDSNTIDARGRESLVQDARCLRGRPSDAVMLTGGADERGTEEYNFALGDRRARAVQGYLVGVGVEAERLRVRSVGEEWASGRDEAGMAHDRRVEPATPASAR
- a CDS encoding ferritin-like domain-containing protein; this encodes MTRGKLRVDVGASPLATEHLRLVRSALRRGELVPEIAPDARLTGDFSERAITLARASWLARMEHEHQSAAVFSRLLPHLIEAEAPLEYKTVALRMSMDELRHAALCADVVRLLGGEPEVERELATEPLPEHAGTTARERALRNVLFVSCLSESIAAPLLAAERELASEPHVRLVLEQLAADETLHARFGWAYLRDALTDAERPGLQRYLPLALGTIEARMHEAMTLELGVDAALEDELAALGVTMGDRSRALMDEVVATVVLPALDALGLDARRAWAERVTRCM